Genomic window (Nicotiana sylvestris chromosome 7, ASM39365v2, whole genome shotgun sequence):
tgtaatagcaGCATTGTTGTTAGAAGTATTAGCAAATGACACACACAAAACTTTTTCTGCAAATTTCATGGATAGTATTACTTATAAATGCACTagtatgactttgatcttcatcgtatttaaaagcaataatatGTTTTTGCATAAAAAAATTATCATttatccaatgacatgtaacagtcaaataatcatttccgtTTATAACACgaccaatatcagaagtaagagaaactctacaaggaagacttgcgaacaaataacatatatatgtcagatattgtccaaaaagcctaaagatatcagctctacaagtacttctaggaatacctttaaacatagggttataaattctttgaatataagtaacaagaCACGGTGAAGAAGtaaaactaaaaggtaaacaacctaaAACAATCATTTTAGCTAATTCTTCTCGATCTTTCTTAATATCGTATTTACCAAATAACCCCCCAATACTCGGGTTAAGTTTTTATTGCTCAGATTCCTCATCTACTCCCCAATCAAGAGGGTTTTCTCTTCTATATGCCTACGAAGTTGACTCGTTCCCCCTCCCTTACCGGGCTCATATTTATAATGTTCATTACAAATtttacattttacataattttttttgatcttctagtctttcaaaaaacatTCAACACTTACTTCTTAATCGTCGATTCTTCTTAATAGGGAGAGGAGGCCTACTTGTTCCACCCCTAATATTTTGAGTTTGACTAGCATTACTGGGTGTAGGTGGTGGTGTTTCAAGATTATCGGGTGATTAAATATCATCTAAAATATCATCTATACCAAATTTTACTTGCATTCTCataatctacatttaaattttcagGTGAACTTCCATAAATATGTGTAAATCTACTATAAGAACCAACACCACCTCTTAGGactgttcattcggatcggatattcgaaatccgaaccgatccattcaattttggatttcggatttcggattgtgtttattaaaatttcggattggtatattttaatccaatccaatccgaaatccgaaattattaggacatgtataaatactacactttaatttacaacaacctccaagttattacctttataATTgttagatttagctatattggcaccatagtactctcataattgcataaacatgaatttttcttaatgtattgtctcttttacaaagaaaatatacatattagtttaactttgaggcataataatacgatccgatatccgatctgatccaaactttaaaatccgatccgatccgatataattcggatcggatttggattgcattttctagaatccaaaatccgaaattcaaatccgaaatatgctaaatccgatccgatccgtgcacagccctacCACCTCTTGATCTTTTGGAAGTTTTCTTACTACCATCTCTACTAGTGCACGCTTTTTTGGCTGCTTTAAGTAAATCCATTATgtaaattaaataaagaaattaaattaataattctaaataataaaataagtgtacaccaaataagagaaagagatggAACGAGTGTATCGGGATTCCGAGTGCCGCACtaattttgatatcaaaaattaaacttcaattgatagaccaaaacttgatagttgatacttgatagtacttgataccacacttcacttgaatacttgatatttgataataataattttgtaatgtctaaactaaataattgatgaaacttgaaataataaataattgagaatttgagatttgagaatttaagaacaataatatcaagagagaattagagtagtaagagggtgaattgtgagaaaaaatgaagaagaaggggggCTATTTATAggttttaaaaggttaaaaatgtaAATTTTCAATTATTAGGGATGAGAGAGCTATATTTTTAATGGGGGAGGTCGAAATGGCCATTTCTGCAAAATCTGGCCATTCCCCAACGGTCATTTCTCAAtttgaccgttggcaacggtccaaataataataataaaaaaatctcaACGGTATCCGGGCTGATAACGGGTTGCAACCCGTTAACAACTCGTTAACGGGTCGCGGACTTAGCGGGTACGGTACACCATTATTCAAAACTTGTTCGTCCAAAACCCGCCCCTTGACCAACCCGTCTCAGCCCGCACAATAAGCAACAATAACGGGCTGAACCAGGTTGAAAATGGGTCAGCCCGGCCCAATTAACACCTAtagtttttttccaaaattttaagATACGTCGGACAAGAGTTTCCCTGGTCACCAGAACTCTAAAACACGTTAGGcaaaaattttcaacaattatgCTGATCTTCAGGATTTTGCTATAAATTTTGATGGATCaccagattttttttaaaatctagCTGGAAATAGGACAAACAAAATTTCTAGTGCTCTAAAATTCTGGCGTTGAAAATTTTGGTGATCGTCAGAATTTCTAGAGCTTCAAAATTCTGGCGAGCGTGCTTTAAAATTGCAATGTGAAGCtattttttcaacttttttttttaatgtgATCAAAATATAAACAACGGTTTTGAAAAGGTTAATTCGACGTCATTTGTAGTATTTGAACCTTGaaaggcaacaacaacaaccataaCAACAATAAAAATTCAGTAAAATCTTACAAATAGAGTCTGTAGAAGATACCTTACTCTATCCGAAGGTAAtgaggttgtttccaataaatCTTGGCTAGGGGCGAAGAACTAATTGGGCTTCATTCATATTTGAGAGGCTGGAAAAATTGTCAGACTGGTCCATATGAAAGGGTCTAACCCGAGCCCAATCGAAGAGGGTAATATGTTCCaacgaacaaacaaacaaacaaaagaaaaattcTAGAAACATCTTATCTTTGGCAGAAAACCCCTTTCTCTTGAACCTTCTAGGGTTTTGTTATCCTCTTCTTACCAAACACACACTATATTTTTTGAACAACCTAACTTACTTACTCTCACTACCCCagttgagaagaaaaagaagcctTCTTTTTGACTCCTAATTCAGGTATTGTTTGTTATCATTGTTCCAAATATATTCTTTTTGACGTTAACTTTCCTCTTTTTGAGGATAATAACCATTTTAATTTTTTGGGGTTTAATTTGATTAAGTGTAGGAAGAAATGGCGACCACTCAGCTAACGGCATCATCCATTTGTGCAAAGGGTTTTGTATCCTTTGAAGGGCTTAGGTCAACTGGTAGTGTAAAGGTTGCATCTTTTGCCCCATTGAAGCAGAATAGCAGGTCTTTTCGTAGTCTTGTTGTTAAGGCTGCCACTACTGTAGCTCCTAAGGTAcattatttcttttttatttttttactttttttcagTTCCATCATTTTTTTTATCTGGGATAGCTGAATGACTAGGGAGATTTGGTTTCTTATGTATTTACGCTGCTTCCCGTATTGTGTTGATGAACGTTTTCGCTTGCAGTATGAACATTGGTTTTCTTGTTTATGATTAATTTAGTGCAATTATCAGGTGTTGGTTAGTTAgttttttgtttctttaaaaGAAAGATCAAGTCTTCGTTCAGTATTTTGCAAGAGTTAGCTGAAacaaataacttcaactagaaaTGGATTGGATAAGTATTGTCTTTTTGTTGGATTGGGTAAATTGACCTTTTCATTCTGTTTTGTGGCTTCAATTGTGTTGTAAGTTTGTGACTTGGGCTTGCTGGGAAAATATGGTTTCCTTGGCAGAATTGAGGAAACAATAGTGTTATAGTTGCTAGTTTTGGTTTTGATGTTTCTTGATTTATAACTGTTAGACTTCAGTCAAGTATAATTTTGGAATCCAAATATGACTTCACTGAGAATTAAGTTTTATCAGCTGGTACATCCTGGCTTCAGATATTTTTATGTCAATGCTGATGCCAGACCTAGATATTGAGGCCTAATGAGGTTAGCTTGTGAGTAACCTTAAAGAGGCATCTCGGTGCATGAAGCATCCTGCGTTCACCCAAGGTCTggggaagggccgcaccccaAGCGGTGTGATGTAGGAAGCCTACCCGGAAGCATCAACAGctgattccacggctcgaactcgtGGCCTATAGGTCATGTAGAGCGAACTTTACCGTGGCTTCAAAGTTCCGCTTCCTTTGTGGGTAACCTTACACTCATATTCTGCTCTTATATATGTTAAAGAGACATTATGTGAAGGATATTTACTTGTTTTCTTATTTAGGACTATTTGTTGAGTTATGATGTTTGGTTTGTAAATGTGGTGATTTGTCTCTACTCTCTGCTAACTAACTGGTCATGCAATAAAATTATTCCAATTTTAGCAGGAAAAATTTCATGATATTTATTTTCTTGCTGTTATTCTTGCAGTACACAACGCTTAAGCCGTTGGGCGATAGAGTATTGGTAAAGATTAAGACCGCGGAGGAGAAGACTGTAGGTGGTATCCTACTTCCAGTAACAGCGCAGTCAAAACCTCAAGGAGGTGAGGTGGTTGCTGTTGGGGAGGGTCGTTCAGCTGGCAAGACTAAAGTGGACATTAGCGTGAAGGTAATATTATATTCAGATAATATAATCAAGCTAGGATAAATCCATGAAAATCAAGTTCGACTGAAAAGATCTATTGTGTATAGACGGGTGCCCAAGTCGTCTACTCAAAGTACGCTGGAACAGAGGTGGAGTTCGATGGATCAAAGCACCTCATTCTGAAAGAGGATGATATTGTTGGTGTTCTTGAGACAGATGATATCAAGGATTTGCAGCCATTAAATGACAGAGTCCTAATCAAGGTTTGCACTCTTATCCTTCATTCATTCCTTGTATGCAAGATATCTGATGTTTCACAGTCAGCTGGTTGcctatttcttctttaattttccttTGATTTACCCGAGTATAATTGACTGAACGAGCGTTAACTGGTGGTTGCATTTGCTGTCAGGTTGCCGAGGCTGAAGAAAAAACCGCAGGAGGCTTACTGTTGACTGAGGCAGCAAAGGAGAAGCCTTCAATTGGCGCGGTAAGAGATAGAAGATTGACTAGTACTCTGGCTGTCAAGAATCAATATTGCCTCTAATTTGCATCCCTAGTCTATTCCCCCTATATTGGTAGAGATGTTCTAAACCTTATACTATGTGTTTGAAATTACAGATTATAGCTGTTGGGCCTGGTCCTTTGGACGAGGAAGGGAACAGGAAACCACTTTCAGTATCCCCTGGAAATACAGTTCTCTACTCCAAATATGCAGGTAGTGAATTCAAAGGTGCTGATGGATCCGATTACATTACACTCAGGGCATCTGATGTAATGGCCGTGCTATCTTAGTTGGATATCGAGTCAATTATTCCGTGCCAAAATTTCACTAAGGTTTAGGAAGAGGAAGCTGCATTCACATTTCGGCAAACACTGCAAATTAATGATTAATGTCAAGTGTAGAATCAATTTTCTGAACGCACTTCTTTTCTTGATTTGAGgaatttttacccttttgggtatTTTGTATGTTTTGTACGTTAAAAAGTGATTGAAAGCTGCAGATTATGAAGATTGGAACTGAATTTTTCGTGATGGATTTTCTTTATAAGTTCTTGGAGCCATCATTAGACATTGTTTCCCACATCCGTCAAAGCTATACACTTTCTGTTACATTTAGTACAACAGGAATTTTTCTTCCTGTAGTTTTTCAAGCCTAAATTACTAGGCTAATTTACATCAACCTGATCTAGAAACAAATAATTCAACATTGGAAACCTGCTCTCCTAAATTCACTAACAGATTTTCGGACCTTCGAATAAGAATTAAGAAACGGATCCTGATCTCAGTAAATCTGATTAAAACACTCCACAAAGTAGTAATGGTACTAATCTAACATCAACTGTGCCACGAAGACATGCACGGACTGCCATATCTCGAAGGGGTATGTGTATTCACGTCACGAATAAAAAACTTGACATGAGTTGCTCCTACCAGCTGCATTCTGGTGATCTGAATTGCTAGCAGCTTCAAGGGAATTGTGTTGAAAATGCATT
Coding sequences:
- the LOC104239006 gene encoding 20 kDa chaperonin, chloroplastic; protein product: MATTQLTASSICAKGFVSFEGLRSTGSVKVASFAPLKQNSRSFRSLVVKAATTVAPKYTTLKPLGDRVLVKIKTAEEKTVGGILLPVTAQSKPQGGEVVAVGEGRSAGKTKVDISVKTGAQVVYSKYAGTEVEFDGSKHLILKEDDIVGVLETDDIKDLQPLNDRVLIKVAEAEEKTAGGLLLTEAAKEKPSIGAIIAVGPGPLDEEGNRKPLSVSPGNTVLYSKYAGSEFKGADGSDYITLRASDVMAVLS